One Bacteroidota bacterium genomic window carries:
- a CDS encoding arsenite methyltransferase: MQTNEEIKNEVKKKYGQIANQSKEQNKQSCCGSGESCGTIDYSVFSDDYSKIEGYMPDADLGLGCGLPTKFALINEGDIVLDLGSGAGNDCFVARQIVGKEGKVIGLDFTESMIEKARINADKLGYKNVEFRLGEIENMPIGGKSIDVIVSNCVMNLVPDKQKAFSEAFRVLAPGGHFSISDVVLRGKLPESFVKDAELWAGCVSGAMQMDEYLNLIEDAGFRNIKVQTEKKIDLPDQVLYDNFPKDLVDEFKQSNTGIYSITVYAEKPCSDCGCSCC; the protein is encoded by the coding sequence ATGCAAACAAACGAAGAAATCAAAAACGAAGTAAAGAAAAAATACGGACAGATTGCCAATCAAAGCAAAGAACAAAACAAACAGAGTTGCTGTGGTTCTGGTGAATCTTGTGGCACTATTGATTATTCAGTATTTTCTGATGATTATTCAAAAATAGAAGGTTATATGCCCGATGCTGACCTTGGATTGGGTTGTGGCTTACCAACAAAATTCGCACTGATCAATGAAGGTGATATAGTACTTGATTTAGGTTCAGGTGCCGGAAACGATTGTTTTGTAGCCCGACAAATCGTTGGTAAAGAGGGCAAAGTAATTGGGCTGGATTTTACCGAAAGCATGATCGAAAAAGCACGGATCAATGCCGACAAATTAGGCTATAAAAATGTTGAATTCCGACTTGGAGAAATTGAAAATATGCCTATTGGAGGCAAGTCAATTGATGTAATTGTAAGCAACTGCGTAATGAATCTGGTTCCGGATAAACAAAAAGCATTTTCCGAAGCCTTTCGGGTATTGGCACCAGGAGGTCATTTCAGTATATCAGATGTTGTTTTAAGAGGAAAACTTCCTGAAAGCTTTGTGAAAGATGCTGAGCTCTGGGCAGGATGTGTTTCAGGGGCGATGCAAATGGATGAATACCTAAATTTGATCGAAGATGCCGGGTTTAGAAATATAAAGGTACAAACCGAAAAAAAAATTGATTTGCCTGATCAGGTTCTTTATGATAATTTTCCTAAAGATTTGGTTGATGAATTCAAGCAATCAAACACCGGAATTTATAGCATTACGGTTTATGCCGAAAAACCATGTTCAGATTGTGGCTGCAGTTGTTGTTGA
- a CDS encoding heavy metal translocating P-type ATPase — protein sequence MSVKQIYPVLGMSCASCASSVESMLNTQPGVLSASVNYANGEVYIEFDEKIVKLNEMQDAVKKIGYELIIQKEEPEKIVEEKEKERFINLRKKLILAIFLTLPVFLVSMLVMPLSQIDKWVLLALSFPVLFYSGSEFFVNAFNQARHRSTNMDTLVALGTGVAFTYSAVVTLFSEYFINHQLPTYVYFESATVIISFILLGRFLEERAKKRASSAIRKLMDLQPKKLTVIRNQQEIQISIKEVILGDIVLIKPGEKIPVDGMVDSGESYIDESMINGEPMAVFKNTGTQVFAGTINQKGSLKIIAKKIGKETLLSQIIEMVKEAQRVKPPIQKLADKIAGIFVPIVLGIAILTFGLWFFLGPEPSISYAFITTVAVLIIACPCALGLATPTALMVGIGKGAQNGILIKNAESLEMAYKANILCIDKTGTLTEGKPKVSDQFWVHDNPFLKMVLIEIEKKSEHPLAAAIVADIKTSDNQEIKIEDFQNYPGKGVSAIIEGSKYYVGRPDLITEKGIKTDPNINIKIDRWQQEAKSIVLFSDEQNVLAVLAITDQLKDGTHNAIRKLKLMGIEPIMLTGDNINTASAIAKQSGIEQFKAGLLPQDKVNFIKALQSEGKIVAMAGDGINDSAALAQADIGIAMASGSDIALESAGITLMKSDLNHLIGAIHLSFATVKTIKQNLFWAFFYNIIAIPVAAGILYPFSGFLLNPMIAGAAMAMSSVTVVANSLRLRKVKI from the coding sequence ATGTCAGTAAAGCAAATTTATCCTGTTCTGGGCATGTCGTGTGCCTCCTGTGCTTCGAGTGTTGAGAGTATGCTCAACACTCAGCCCGGCGTGCTGTCTGCCAGCGTTAACTATGCCAATGGTGAAGTTTATATTGAATTTGATGAGAAGATTGTAAAGCTGAATGAAATGCAGGATGCCGTCAAAAAAATCGGTTATGAACTCATCATTCAAAAAGAAGAACCTGAAAAGATTGTAGAAGAAAAAGAAAAGGAAAGGTTTATCAATCTCAGAAAGAAACTGATACTGGCAATATTCCTGACTTTACCCGTCTTCCTAGTTTCTATGTTAGTGATGCCATTATCTCAAATAGATAAATGGGTATTGTTGGCCCTGAGTTTTCCAGTTTTGTTTTATAGTGGTTCAGAATTTTTCGTGAATGCTTTCAACCAAGCCCGTCACCGAAGCACAAATATGGATACACTGGTGGCACTAGGTACCGGAGTGGCATTTACATATAGTGCGGTTGTTACTCTTTTTTCTGAATATTTTATCAATCACCAACTACCAACCTATGTTTATTTTGAATCGGCCACTGTCATCATTTCCTTTATTCTACTTGGGAGGTTTTTAGAAGAAAGAGCTAAAAAACGAGCTTCATCTGCCATTCGCAAATTAATGGATTTACAACCCAAAAAACTGACGGTCATCCGCAATCAACAAGAAATTCAAATCTCTATTAAGGAAGTTATACTTGGTGATATTGTACTGATAAAACCGGGTGAAAAAATTCCGGTAGATGGAATGGTTGATAGTGGCGAATCGTACATCGACGAGAGCATGATCAATGGTGAACCTATGGCTGTATTTAAAAACACAGGAACACAGGTCTTTGCCGGAACCATCAACCAAAAAGGAAGCTTAAAGATTATCGCCAAAAAAATCGGCAAAGAAACCCTGCTTTCGCAAATTATAGAGATGGTGAAAGAAGCCCAAAGAGTGAAGCCACCCATTCAGAAACTAGCTGATAAAATTGCCGGGATTTTTGTTCCAATCGTTTTGGGCATTGCGATTTTAACTTTTGGGCTTTGGTTTTTTTTAGGGCCAGAGCCTTCCATTTCATACGCATTCATCACTACAGTAGCAGTACTAATTATTGCATGCCCCTGTGCACTGGGATTAGCTACTCCAACAGCCTTAATGGTTGGTATTGGTAAAGGGGCGCAAAACGGTATTCTGATCAAAAATGCCGAAAGCCTTGAAATGGCTTACAAAGCCAATATTTTATGCATTGATAAAACAGGCACATTAACAGAAGGGAAGCCTAAAGTAAGTGATCAATTCTGGGTACACGATAACCCGTTTTTAAAAATGGTTCTGATCGAGATTGAAAAAAAATCAGAACATCCACTGGCTGCTGCAATTGTGGCCGACATTAAAACTTCCGATAACCAAGAAATTAAAATTGAAGATTTTCAGAACTACCCTGGCAAAGGTGTGAGTGCCATCATTGAAGGCTCGAAATATTATGTGGGTCGACCTGATCTGATTACAGAAAAAGGAATAAAAACCGACCCCAATATTAATATTAAAATTGACCGTTGGCAGCAGGAAGCCAAGAGTATTGTCCTATTCTCCGACGAACAGAATGTATTGGCTGTTTTGGCCATTACCGACCAGTTAAAAGATGGAACACACAATGCCATTAGAAAACTAAAACTCATGGGAATTGAGCCCATCATGCTAACTGGCGACAATATCAACACGGCCAGTGCCATTGCAAAGCAATCGGGCATTGAACAATTCAAAGCAGGGTTGCTGCCACAAGATAAGGTCAATTTCATCAAAGCCCTTCAGTCTGAAGGAAAAATTGTAGCGATGGCCGGTGATGGCATCAACGATTCAGCTGCTTTGGCCCAAGCTGATATCGGAATTGCAATGGCAAGCGGTTCAGACATTGCTCTTGAAAGTGCCGGAATTACGTTAATGAAATCGGATTTAAACCATTTGATTGGTGCCATACACCTATCGTTTGCAACTGTTAAAACCATCAAACAAAATTTATTTTGGGCATTTTTCTACAACATAATTGCGATCCCTGTTGCTGCAGGAATTTTGTATCCTTTTAGCGGTTTTTTACTCAATCCGATGATTGCCGGAGCAGCCATGGCAATGAGTTCAGTAACGGTGGTGGCAAATAGTTTACGACTGAGAAAAGTGAAGATCTGA